A window of Halovivax gelatinilyticus genomic DNA:
CCTCGCGAGAGACGCCGAGTTCCTCCGCGGCTGCGGGCGATCGGAGCGTGGCTCTGAAGATGCGAGAGACGACGAGAAAGAGCCGATCGACGTCGTCGTCGCGCTGGATCACGTCGGCCGCCATGTCGTCGTCGTTCTCGACGAGGGCGGAGAGTGCGTCTTCGAGCATCGACTCGGCGATCAGCCGCATCCGCGAGACGGCGTTGACGATCGACAGCTCCGCCGAGTCGAGCAAGTCCTGGATGACGACGCTGTCGGTCGTCTCCGAGAGCACCTCGACGCCGACGAGGCTCTGGGTAGCGTCGCGGATCGCCCGGCGCTGTTCGGTCGAGATGCGGTCTGCCGTCAGGCGAATGATGTCGAACCCGCTTACGTACATCGTCATCACCGCGCGGGTCAGCTGGTTGCCGGCGAGATCGGACACGTCGAGCGTCCCCTCCTGGTGTTCGCCCTCCCGACGGGGTGTCAGCAATAGGGCGTCGTCCTCGGGGTAGAACTCGACGGTGCTTCCGGCCTCGACGCCGTTTTCCGTCGCCCACTCCTTCGGCAGCGAGACCGTATACGTAGCGCCCCCGGTCACCTGAACTTTACGGGTCTCCATACCCCCCGTTTTGGCCGGAGCAATATATACGCACGGTCGTCTATTGCTCGACCACCGTATGCGCCAGACAGACCGATACCCCACATTCACGGGTATTTAACGGATCAGCGTCCGAGATTCTCACCCTGAGTACCGTTCACGAATATAGACCTATATAGACCACATAGTAGCGTATTTAGAAGCCTCGTCCCCTCATCACGCACAATGGGAACGCCGCGAGCGTCCGGCCACGATTCTCGCCCCGGTGGTGGGCTCACCCGTCGCGGGTTGCTCGCCGGAACCGGGGCGGCAATGGCCGCGCTCGCTGGGTGTCTGTCACACGGCGAGGACAGCGGTCTCTCCGGAGAGATCGTCATCGACGGCTCGAACACGCTCTTTCCGAACACGGCGCTCGTCGCCGAACGCTTCTGGTGGGAAAACAACCAGGTCGACATCTCCGCGCGCAAGTCCGGAACCGGCGCCGGCTTCCAGCAGTTCGCCCGGGGGGAGACCGACCTCCAGAACGCGAGTCGCGAGATTTCCGACGACGAACGCGACCGATGTGTCGAACACGGCGTCGAGTGGATTGAACTCGAGGTCGTCACCGACGGGCTCGCGATCATGAAACACCCCGCGAACGACTGGTGTCACTGTCTCACGCCCGACGCACTACGGGCGCTCTGGGAACGTCGCTCGACCGTCGAAACCTGGCGCGATCTGGCAGAACAGACCGACGCCGTCGAGACGTCCAACGCGCTCGCCGACGAGCGAGACGACCTCGAACCGACCGACGTCGACGACTGGCCCGACGAGAATGTTTCGCTGTACGGTCGCGATACGGCCTCCGGCACGTTCGATTACTTTACGGAGACGATCAACGGCGCCGTCGGGAACATCCGCAACGATTACAGCGGAACCCCGGACACGAACGCGATCGTTCGCGGCGTCAGAGGGAACGCGAATGCCGTCGGATTCGGCGGCGCCGGCTACTACGAAGAGAACGACGACGACCTCGATCTGATCGCCGTCCACAACGGCGAACGCTGTGTCTACCCGGAGCCCGATAGCATCGAATCGGGCGAGTACTCGCCGCTCTCTCGGCCGATGTACCTCTACGTGCGCGTCGACGCCCTCGAACGCGAGGCCGTCCGCGAGTTTCTCTATTATTACCTCGACAACACGCAAGAGACCGCCCGCGAGGTCGGATTCTACGCCGTTCCGGACGAGACGATCGACGACCAGCGCATGAAACTCGACGAGCACGCCGGAGGGCGTCCATGAGCACCGAACCGATCGATCTCAGCCGCGAGTCGAACGACGTCGGCGGCCTGTTAGACCGCGGCGCGAAGTGGATCTTCTTCGCGTGTGCGCTCGTTACCGTTCTGACGACGCTCGCGATCATCGTCGTCCTCGTCGAGGGAGCAGCCGACTTCTTCTCACAGGTCTCCGTACTCGAGTACTTGACCGGCACAGAGTGGGCGCCCCGCGCCTCCGACGACCCGAGCTTTGGCGTCCTCCCGCTGGTGTGGGGGACGCTCGTCATCACGGTCGGCTCGGCGCTTATTGCGATCCCGGTGGGCACCCTGACGGCGATTTACCTCTCGGAGTACGCCGACGACCGCGTCCGTCGGACCGTCAAGCCGACGCTCGAAGTGCTCGCCGGGATCCCGACGATCGTCTACGGCTTTTTCGCCCTCTCCTTTATCACGCCCATCATCCAGTACTTCTACCCCGAGGTCGGAACGTTCAACGCCCTCTCCGGCGCGATCGTCGTCGGTATCATGATCATCCCGATGGTCTCGTCGATCTCTGAAGACGCGATGAGTTCGGTTCCGGACTCGCTTCGCAACGCCGCCTACGGTCTCGGCGCGACGAAATTCGAGGTCTCGACGCAGGTCGTCCTCCCCGCGTCGCTGTCGGGCATTCTCGCGGCGTACATCCTCGCGATCTCGCGAGCGATCGGCGAGACGATGGCCGTCACGCTCGCCGTCGGGATGCTTCCCCAGATCACGACGAGTCCGTTCGCCGAGATGCAGACGATGACGGCGTACATGGTCGAGATCGGGACCGGCGACGCGTCGGTCGGCTCGATCGGCTACATGAGCCTGTTCGCGATCGGCCTGACGCTGTTCGTGATGACCTTCTTGATGAACGTCGGTAGCATGTGGGTTCGCTCGCGCTACCGGGAGGAGTACGAATGAGTACCGAAACCGGCACGGACGTACTCGACGCGAGCGAGAAGTCGATTCGCCGAATGCGTCGTTTCGGCCGGATCTTCCTCGGACTCTGTCTCGTCGCGACGTCGATCGGAATCATCGCGCTCGTCGCGCTCGTCGCGGACGTCGTGAACGAAGCGTGGGGCTGGCTCACCTGGGAGTTTCTGACCCATCCGCCGTCGTTCCAGGTCGAGAACTACGTCCCCGAAAACTATGACGACCTCGCGACGGGGCCGGGCGGGATCTACCCAGCCCTGATCGGGTCGATCTACCTGATCGCGCTCACGGCCGTCTTCACGCTCGTCCTCGGCGTGGGCGCGGCGATCTACCTAGAAGAGTACGCCCGAGAGTCGTATCTCACGCGGTTCATCGAGGCGAACATCGCCAACCTCGCGGGGGTGCCCTCGATCGTCTACGGGCTGCTCGGTCTGGCCGTCTTCGTCCGGGCGATGGGCGCCGGCGCCAGCCTGATCGCCGCCGCGCTCACGCTGACGCTGCTCATCCTGCCCATCGTCATCGTCCAGACCCAGGAGGCGCTTCGTGCCGTCCCGGACTCGATGCGAAAGGCCTCCTACGGGGCGGGCGCGACGAAGTGGCAGACCATCCGCAACGTCGTCCTCCCCGAGGCGATCCCCGGCATCATGACGGGCATCATCCTCTCGCTGTCGCGGGCCATCGGCGAGACGGCGCCGATCATCATGGTCGGCGCGGCCACGACGATGTTCGGTCCGCCGGACCTGACCGACCCCACCGGGTCGTTCGCGGCGATGCCCATGCAGATCTTCGCCTGGGCGATGGAGCCCCACGCCGGCTTCCAGCACGTCGCCGCCGCCGGCATCATCGTCTTGCTGTCGGTGCTGCTGGCGATGAACGCGACGGCGATCTACATCCGGAACCGCTACGACCGAAGAGCCTGACCTACCATGACCGACGAATCCACCCGATCGACCCTGCTCGCTCGCCTTCGAACCGGCCTGACGGACGCCGTCCCGACCGTCGGCCGACCGGAGACCGAAAACGCTACCACGACCCCGGTCGACGGTCAATCCAGTCAGATGACGGCCGACGGAAGCGCCGCCGAGAGAGCGACGAGCGGCGAGCGCTCGGTCACCGACCGCGTCAGCTGGGACGAACGCGTCCAACCGGCGGCCGACGCCGAACACGCCATCATCGAAGCCCGAGACGTCGACGTCTACTACGGCGACACGCAGGCGTTAGACGGGATCACGATGGACATTCCGGAGACGCAGGTCACCGCGCTCATCGGCCCGTCGGGCTGTGGGAAGTCCACATTCCTCCGGTCGATCAACCGGATGAACGACCTGATCGACGTCGCACGCGTCGAAGGCGACCTCAGGTTCCGCGGCAAGAACGTCTACGACGACGACGTCGATCCCGTCGCGCTGCGCCGGAAGATCGGCATGGTCTTTCAGAAACCCAACCCCTTCCCGAAGAGCATCTTCGACAACGTCGCCTACGGCCTCCGCGTACAGAACAAAGACGACGACCTCGAAGCGAAGGTTCGACAGGCGCTCGAACGCGCCGCGCTCTTAGACGAGGTCGAAGACAAACTCGATTCGTCCGGCCTGGACCTCTCCGGCGGCCAGCAACAGCGTCTCTGTATCGCCCGCGCCATCGCCACCGACCCCGAAGTCCTCCTGATGGACGAACCCGCGAGCGCCCTAGATCCCGTCGCGACCTCCCAGATCGAAGATCTCGTCGAAGAACTCGCCGAGCAGTACACCGTCGTGATCGTCACCCACAGCATGCAACAGGCCGCACGGATCTCCGATAAGACGGCCGTCTTTCTCACCGGCGGCGAACTCGTCGAATACGGCGAGACCAACAAGATCTTCAACAACCCCGAACACCAGCGCGTCGAAGACTACATCACCGGGAAGTTCGGCTGACAACCGTTTGTGCTGTCGTTCGAGACAGTTCCGCGCTCTCGTGGCTGCGCGTCGAAGATTCCCGAGGTCTGTGAGACCCCGGCCGACTCCGTCGCCGGTCTGATACAGCGGCAACCAAAATTTATCCCCCTCGTGTGTGTACCACTACCATGGACAGGGATGGTGTGAGCGTCGACGATACCGGAGCCATCGGTGACGTCGCCTACCTCGCGCGATCCGACCATCGCGTCCCGACGCTGGTCGCGCTGACCGAACGGCCCCGGAGTCGGTCGGAACTCTGCGAGCTGACCGGCGTCTCGTCGTCGACGATTCGCCGAACCATAACCGAGTTCGAAACACGCTCGTGGATTCGTAAGGAGGGATACCGATACGAGGCGACGCGGCTGGGAGAGGCCGTCTCGTCGGGGATGGTCGACCTGTTAGAGCGTGTCGAAACGGAACGGAAACTACGCGACGTCTGGAACGTACTACCGGACGAGGCGGCTGGACTGGTGGTCGACGCGTGGACGGACGTCACCGTCACCCTCGCCGTCCCGAATTTTCCGTACCGGCCGGTGAATCGATTCGAGTCGCTGCTCCGGTGGGCGAACGAGGTTCGATTCCTCCGACCCGAGATTGCCCTCATGGAGCCCTGTCTGGACACGCTGCATCGCCGGATCGACGAGGGCGGAGAGATAACGCTGGTCGCGCGGCCGAGCTGTCACGAGTACTTCTTTTCTTCGTACCCGGAGCGAAGTTCGGAGATGGTAGCGCAGGAGACGTTTTCGGTTCTAGAGTGCGACGATCTCCCGCCGTACGGCATCGCACTCCTCGACGACGTGGTCGCACTCTGCTGTTACGATGGAGACCGCGGGACGGTCCAGGCGCTGGTCGAGACCGACGTCTCGACGGTCCGCGAGTGGGCCGAATCGACGTACGAGCAGGTCCACAGAGAGGCACGGGCGCTCGACCCGAACGCCGCGCCGGTGTGACTCGCGACGGTGTGGGCGGTGCTCGTCCCCGAGCGGTGACACCTGTGCAAGGGCTGAAAACCGGTCAGCACCTGACGAAATGCCACGAAATAGCTACAACAGCCCCCGAAACGTAGCGGTCGCCGGAGCGTGATAAGACATGACCGACCACCACCAGATCGCACACGGCGTCGACCTCGAAACGCTCTCAGGGTTCGCCGAACACGCGAAGGACGACCCCGAGGCGGTACAGCTCGGGCTCGGTGCGTCCGCGACCTACGAAGGGACGGCCGCCCACAGCCTCGCGACGATCGACAGTTACGAGCTCGGCGGCGAAACGATCACTCGCGAGACGCGCGAGTACACCGTCCCGTACGGCGGCTGGAAGGAGGTGCTTTCAGCTGCCGGGTGGGTCGGCGCCACCGACCGAATCGAACCGATCGAAGCGGCACTGTCGGCACTCGCCGCCTGTCTCAACGTCGGCGTCACGATCAACGCCGTCGCGAACGGCGTCGACGTCGACCATCTAGAGACGCGCGTCGAAGCTGACTTCGATCCGGCGGTGCTCTTCGGGCTCGCAGAACTCGCCGAGGCCGACTCGGTCTTCGAGAACGTGAGCGCAGAGATCGACATCGACGGCGAGGATGTTGACCCGGACCTGATCGACGAGTGGGCCAGACGCGCGCCCGTCTACACGCTCGTGTCGCTCGCCCAGGACGTCGAGCTGAACGTAAACACACCCGCTCAGGTGGCGGGAGACGACTGATCGACGATACCATGAGTGAATCACTCGACACGGAAAAACTCGAACGCGACGTAAAAACGATGTACGCCGACGTGGCTACGTCGACCGACGGGGAGTTTCACTTCGAGACGGGGAAGGAGCTCGCCGAACGCCTCGGATACGATCTCGACACCTTACGCTACGTCCCCGACGGCGCGATCGACTCGTTCGCCGGCGTCGGCTACTTCTTCGACATGGCGACGCTCGATCCGCGCGAAGACGTCCTCGATCTCGGCAGCGGATCGGGGATGGATGCCTTCTACGCCGGATTGTCCGTCACCGAGACCGGATCCGTAACCGGCGTCGATATGACTCGCGAGCAAGTCGAGAAGGCGCGTCGCCTGGCGGATGCGGAGGGCTTTCACAACGTCGACTTCCGCCGCGGATACATCGAGGAGTTACCGTTCGCCGACGAGTCGTTCGACGCGGTGATCTCGAACGGCGTCGTCAACCTCTCTGCGGAGAAAGATCGCGTCTTCGAGGAGGCGTTCCGGGTGTTGCGCCCGGGCGGTCAGCTCGCAATCGCCGACATCGTCAGCGATGGACAGCTTCCAGACAGCATCAAAACCGACGCGGATCTCTGGGCGGCCTGTATCGGCGGCGCCGAACAGGTCGACAGGTATACGGACCTGATCGAGGCACCCGGCTTCGAGGAGATCGAAGTCAGGGCGAATCCCGAGTACGAGTTCGTCTCCGAGCAGGCGGCGAACGCGTGTCAGAAGTACGGCGTAAAGAGTATCTCGCTTACCGCACGCAAACGCGGGTGAGAAGATACCCGACGGTCACATCGCACCGAGCGCGAAGAACAACAGCAGGTAGCCGAAGACGACGACCGTCGTCCAGCGGGCGACGCGACTGTTCGCGACGAATCGAAGCGGCGTGTCGTCGATTACTCGCTCGCGTCGGGTCCGCGGCGCCCGTCGAATCGCGACCGGTTCCTCCGCGAAGAGGCTCGGACGAACGGAGACTTCGCCACTCCTGGCGGTCAGTTCGTGAACGGAGGGGCGGGTCGTACTTTCGAGCTGTTCGGGACGACACGCTGAATGGCGTTCGAAGACGAGTCCCCCACACGGGTTGCAGAGGACGAACGTCTCGGTCACGGTTCCGTCGATGCCGGTCGGATCACGAGTTCGGTGCCAGGCGACGAGGTCCGCCGGGTCGGCCCGCTCGCTCCCGCAGCGGTCACAGACCCGATCGTCGGGCGTTTTCATCCGCGCCACGGGGCCAGGGGCGTCGGGACGCGGAAAGAGCGACGCC
This region includes:
- a CDS encoding OsmC family protein; its protein translation is MTDHHQIAHGVDLETLSGFAEHAKDDPEAVQLGLGASATYEGTAAHSLATIDSYELGGETITRETREYTVPYGGWKEVLSAAGWVGATDRIEPIEAALSALAACLNVGVTINAVANGVDVDHLETRVEADFDPAVLFGLAELAEADSVFENVSAEIDIDGEDVDPDLIDEWARRAPVYTLVSLAQDVELNVNTPAQVAGDD
- a CDS encoding PstS family phosphate ABC transporter substrate-binding protein yields the protein MGTPRASGHDSRPGGGLTRRGLLAGTGAAMAALAGCLSHGEDSGLSGEIVIDGSNTLFPNTALVAERFWWENNQVDISARKSGTGAGFQQFARGETDLQNASREISDDERDRCVEHGVEWIELEVVTDGLAIMKHPANDWCHCLTPDALRALWERRSTVETWRDLAEQTDAVETSNALADERDDLEPTDVDDWPDENVSLYGRDTASGTFDYFTETINGAVGNIRNDYSGTPDTNAIVRGVRGNANAVGFGGAGYYEENDDDLDLIAVHNGERCVYPEPDSIESGEYSPLSRPMYLYVRVDALEREAVREFLYYYLDNTQETAREVGFYAVPDETIDDQRMKLDEHAGGRP
- a CDS encoding helix-turn-helix transcriptional regulator, whose product is MDRDGVSVDDTGAIGDVAYLARSDHRVPTLVALTERPRSRSELCELTGVSSSTIRRTITEFETRSWIRKEGYRYEATRLGEAVSSGMVDLLERVETERKLRDVWNVLPDEAAGLVVDAWTDVTVTLAVPNFPYRPVNRFESLLRWANEVRFLRPEIALMEPCLDTLHRRIDEGGEITLVARPSCHEYFFSSYPERSSEMVAQETFSVLECDDLPPYGIALLDDVVALCCYDGDRGTVQALVETDVSTVREWAESTYEQVHREARALDPNAAPV
- the pstA gene encoding phosphate ABC transporter permease PstA — translated: MSTETGTDVLDASEKSIRRMRRFGRIFLGLCLVATSIGIIALVALVADVVNEAWGWLTWEFLTHPPSFQVENYVPENYDDLATGPGGIYPALIGSIYLIALTAVFTLVLGVGAAIYLEEYARESYLTRFIEANIANLAGVPSIVYGLLGLAVFVRAMGAGASLIAAALTLTLLILPIVIVQTQEALRAVPDSMRKASYGAGATKWQTIRNVVLPEAIPGIMTGIILSLSRAIGETAPIIMVGAATTMFGPPDLTDPTGSFAAMPMQIFAWAMEPHAGFQHVAAAGIIVLLSVLLAMNATAIYIRNRYDRRA
- a CDS encoding HNH endonuclease; the encoded protein is MADDATADAIDADPDLGPDAPDGAEKTHPYGEDWIEVRERVWQRDGHTCQRCGADDRTLQAHHVVPRRAGGPDHPSNLVTLCRPCHGVMHPGNGSFDDVRDEASLFPRPDAPGPVARMKTPDDRVCDRCGSERADPADLVAWHRTRDPTGIDGTVTETFVLCNPCGGLVFERHSACRPEQLESTTRPSVHELTARSGEVSVRPSLFAEEPVAIRRAPRTRRERVIDDTPLRFVANSRVARWTTVVVFGYLLLFFALGAM
- a CDS encoding phosphate uptake regulator PhoU produces the protein METRKVQVTGGATYTVSLPKEWATENGVEAGSTVEFYPEDDALLLTPRREGEHQEGTLDVSDLAGNQLTRAVMTMYVSGFDIIRLTADRISTEQRRAIRDATQSLVGVEVLSETTDSVVIQDLLDSAELSIVNAVSRMRLIAESMLEDALSALVENDDDMAADVIQRDDDVDRLFLVVSRIFRATLRSPAAAEELGVSREDCFDYHSSARQLERVADHAVKISQLALKLEDIPSEVADALVALYEDVDEVLEKSMNALDAEEPERANELGHDARQAVLEIDEHTRRIDDRLRDLDPVEAQSLGLIVDSLSRCADYGGNVAETALQKAAPRP
- the pstC gene encoding phosphate ABC transporter permease subunit PstC, producing MSTEPIDLSRESNDVGGLLDRGAKWIFFACALVTVLTTLAIIVVLVEGAADFFSQVSVLEYLTGTEWAPRASDDPSFGVLPLVWGTLVITVGSALIAIPVGTLTAIYLSEYADDRVRRTVKPTLEVLAGIPTIVYGFFALSFITPIIQYFYPEVGTFNALSGAIVVGIMIIPMVSSISEDAMSSVPDSLRNAAYGLGATKFEVSTQVVLPASLSGILAAYILAISRAIGETMAVTLAVGMLPQITTSPFAEMQTMTAYMVEIGTGDASVGSIGYMSLFAIGLTLFVMTFLMNVGSMWVRSRYREEYE
- a CDS encoding methyltransferase domain-containing protein, with amino-acid sequence MSESLDTEKLERDVKTMYADVATSTDGEFHFETGKELAERLGYDLDTLRYVPDGAIDSFAGVGYFFDMATLDPREDVLDLGSGSGMDAFYAGLSVTETGSVTGVDMTREQVEKARRLADAEGFHNVDFRRGYIEELPFADESFDAVISNGVVNLSAEKDRVFEEAFRVLRPGGQLAIADIVSDGQLPDSIKTDADLWAACIGGAEQVDRYTDLIEAPGFEEIEVRANPEYEFVSEQAANACQKYGVKSISLTARKRG
- the pstB gene encoding phosphate ABC transporter ATP-binding protein PstB, with the protein product MTADGSAAERATSGERSVTDRVSWDERVQPAADAEHAIIEARDVDVYYGDTQALDGITMDIPETQVTALIGPSGCGKSTFLRSINRMNDLIDVARVEGDLRFRGKNVYDDDVDPVALRRKIGMVFQKPNPFPKSIFDNVAYGLRVQNKDDDLEAKVRQALERAALLDEVEDKLDSSGLDLSGGQQQRLCIARAIATDPEVLLMDEPASALDPVATSQIEDLVEELAEQYTVVIVTHSMQQAARISDKTAVFLTGGELVEYGETNKIFNNPEHQRVEDYITGKFG